A genomic stretch from Telmatocola sphagniphila includes:
- a CDS encoding tetratricopeptide repeat protein — protein MKKLILLAALTALSLSASSAQAQRGGGGHAGGGFSGGGVRGGSFSSISRPAFSSYSNYGGAYHSSYASSFGTNRYYGSAYNPSYVGGFRADRPAFVNNVYARPGTRGWYDYNYHSYWSHGYWPWWNYGWGWGYYGYGFAPLLPWGGVASYYYSNPYYINPTTYNIQPAEPAYDYSRPILPPAEAPVANSVSGQSGIRIFQVARELFRAGEYKKALDINEAAIKEIPRDPILHEFRALSLFALKDYKQSAATVYTVLAAGPGWDWDTLRSLYADPETYTQQLRDLEKYRIDHPTEPAAAFLLAYHYLVLNYPEQASQMLEKVVKMQPNDLLAAQMLKTLKTKSDKPKPNLEPPQAQPAQPPAANEPEVLPLPKGK, from the coding sequence ATGAAAAAACTCATCCTGTTAGCCGCTCTAACGGCTCTGTCCTTATCCGCTTCTTCTGCTCAGGCTCAACGCGGCGGCGGTGGCCACGCCGGTGGCGGGTTTAGTGGCGGCGGAGTTCGCGGCGGCAGTTTTTCGAGTATTTCCCGGCCCGCTTTCTCCAGCTACTCCAATTACGGCGGCGCGTATCATTCTTCCTACGCATCCAGCTTCGGAACCAATCGCTACTACGGCTCGGCTTATAACCCCAGTTATGTCGGCGGCTTCCGAGCCGATCGGCCGGCTTTCGTCAACAACGTCTATGCCCGGCCCGGCACCCGCGGCTGGTACGATTACAACTATCACAGCTACTGGTCGCACGGCTACTGGCCCTGGTGGAATTACGGTTGGGGTTGGGGCTACTACGGTTATGGTTTCGCGCCGCTTTTACCCTGGGGGGGTGTGGCCTCTTACTATTACTCCAACCCGTACTACATAAATCCCACTACGTATAACATCCAACCGGCCGAGCCTGCCTACGATTACTCCCGGCCCATTCTGCCGCCCGCAGAGGCACCCGTGGCGAATTCGGTATCCGGGCAAAGCGGCATTCGCATCTTCCAGGTAGCTCGAGAATTGTTCCGAGCCGGCGAGTACAAGAAAGCTCTGGATATTAACGAGGCCGCGATCAAAGAGATTCCGCGCGATCCGATTCTGCACGAATTCCGTGCTCTGAGCCTGTTTGCTCTCAAAGATTACAAGCAATCGGCGGCCACCGTTTACACCGTCCTGGCGGCGGGTCCTGGTTGGGACTGGGATACGCTGCGAAGCCTCTACGCCGATCCCGAAACGTACACGCAACAGCTACGCGATCTCGAAAAATACCGGATCGATCATCCCACGGAACCAGCAGCCGCGTTCCTGTTGGCGTACCACTACCTGGTGTTGAACTATCCGGAGCAGGCTTCGCAGATGCTGGAAAAAGTCGTGAAGATGCAGCCGAACGATCTGCTGGCGGCTCAGATGCTTAAGACTCTGAAAACGAAATCGGATAAGCCGAAACCGAACCTGGAACCGCCGCAAGCACAACCGGCCCAACCCCCGGCGGCGAATGAGCCGGAAGTGCTGCCGTTGCCGAAGGGCAAGTAA